The DNA window AATGAACTCCCAGAATGCACGTCTCTGTGTTACTAGGTGTGtctggttgtatttgtgtttcactgatgctgacaggaagttgatgaaagttaaaaaaagacaagttaAAATAACTGAGgcagcagctcagacacacgtctgtacttctatcttagggACGACACTCATTGACAGAATACATTGCTCAGCCCCttactctaactctaacccgaaccatccaaactaaatgtctgACTCcaactctaacctaaacctgattcatatattcatacatgcccccccacacccccccacccacacacacagacacacacacacacacacacacaatcgaaCATCTCAGTCATTTCTTGTGGATGCAGAACAGTTTCCTCGTttagtctttatgctaagctaagctagcatcTCAGCTGAACAGCGTCAGGGAAACAGATTTTTAACATGAACCATCAACACGGAGCCAATCCTAATGAGAAGCTGACTGCTGTGAAGACTTCAACTCCCATAATTCCACACTGCTTCACTTCTGGtgctaaatgaaatgtgtgttaaAATTGTCATTCATGCAAAAATGGGAGGGGGTTGAAAGTccagtttaatgtttttacttttccatTTTTAGTTTCAGACTCTGGTGAGCGATGAAGCAGAGACGAGTCTGAGCTCGATACTGATCCAGAGTCAGCTCAAGCTTCTCGTCTGTTCCGCTCTGTGGTCAGACCCCCCCCTGCACACTCACTTCCTCCAAGAgacgagaagaaagagagagacagaagagaggaggagagagaaagaaagaaggaagccATTTTGGTTGAAGGTTATCGCGTCACTTTCTTTCCTCTGGTTTCTTCGCGTTTAGAGACTCGAGTCAGAAAGTGTTGAGGTGACGGGAGGAAGTAAAACACAGTCAGACCTTCGTTTAGCTTAGTGACTCGTTTGGAttcacaggaagaagaagatcgAGGTCGTCTGTGTACGAGCAGGAAGATCAACCCTGTAAGAGACGGAGGCTGAGACACTGTCTCTGATTTGACGTCAGCCGGGCGGACGCTGCAACTTTGAGGGGACGACAGGAGGACGCAGGATGAGCTCAGACAGGGTCCCGTCCAAATCAGAGGTGATGGGGTGGAGCCCACAGCAGCTGGCAGACTTCATGAAGAGGGTGagacacctccacacacacaccctctctctctgcagtcacGTGACTTCGTATTCAACATTGAACTTCAACTTCAAGTCGTCACCTTTAACCGCCACCTGTCAGTTTAACGTCAGGGGCGGGGCCTCTGCCTGCTCCTCAGACACAGAAGCTGATTGATTTTTAGTGTCATTGAATATTCATGAACAAAATACAAGAACCTGGAACAGAACCCAGAGAGACTGTTCATGAGacgacaaagacacaaactactacaacaaagacacaaactatgacaacaaagacaccaactacgacaacaaagacacaaactactacaacaaagatACCAACTACtgcaacaaagacaccaactacgacaacaaagacacaaactactacccaactacgacaacaaagacacaaactacgacaacaaagacaccaactactacaacaaagacaaactatgacaacaaagacacaaactactacaacaaagacaccaactacgacaacaaagacaccaactactacaacaaagacacaaactactacaacaaagacaccaactactacaacaaagacacaaactactacaacaaagacacaaactactacaacaaagacaccaactactacaacaaagacacaaactactacaacaaagacaccaactacgacaacaaagacaccaactatgacaacaaagacaccaactactataacaaagacaccaactacgacaacaaagacacaaactactacccaactacgacaacaaagacacaaactacgacaacaaagacaccaactactacaacaaagacaccaactactacaacaaagacaccaactatgacaacaaagacaccaactactataacaaagacaccaactacgacaacaaagacaccaactactataacaaagacaccaactacgacaacaaagacacaaactactacccaactacgacaacaaagacacaaactacgacaacaaagacaccaactactacaacaaagacaccaactacgacaacaaagacaccaactatgacaacaaagacaccaactactataacaaagacaccaactacgacaacaaagacacaaactactacccaactacgacaacaaagacacaaactacgacaacaaagacaccaactactacaacaaagacaccaactactacaacaaagacaaactatgacaacaaagacacaaactactacaacaaagacacaaactgcaacaacaaagacaccaactactacaacaaagacacaaactacgaCAACAATgacaccaactactacaacaaagacaccagctatgacaacaaagacaccaactacgacaacaaagacaccaactatgacaacaaagacaccaactactatAACAGagacaccaactactacaacaaagacacaaactactacccaactacgacaacaaagacaccaactacgacaacaaagacaccaactacgacaacaaagacaccaactatgacaacaaagacaccaactactataacaaagacaccaactactacaacaaagacaaactatgacaacaaagacacaaactactacaacaaagacacaaactacaacaacaaagacaccaactactacaacaaagacacaaactacgacaacaaagacaccaactactacaacaaagacaccagctacgacaacaaagacacaaactacgacaacaaagacaccaactactacaacaaagacaccaactactacaacaaagacaaactatgacaacaaagacacaaactactacaacaaagacacaaactacaacaacaaagacaccaactactacaacaaagacaccaactacgacaacaaagacaccaactactacaacaaagacaccagctacgacaacaaagacaccaactacgacaacaaagacaccaactactacaacaaagacacaaactacgacaacaaagacaccaactacgacaacaaagacacaacctacgacaacaaagacaccaactactacaacaaagacacaaactacgacaacaaagacaccaactacgacaacaaagacaccaactactacaacaaagacaccaactactacaacaaagacaaactatgacaacaaagacacaaactactacaacaaagacaccaactacgacaacaaagacaccaactactacaacaaagacaccagctacgacaacaaagacaccaactacgacaacaaagacaccaactactataacaaagacaccaactacgacaacaaagacaccaactactacaacaaagacacaaactacgacaacaaagacaccaactacgacaacaaagacaccaactactacaacaaagacaccaactactacaacaaagacaaactacaacaacaaagacaccaactactacaacaaagacaccaactacgacaacaaagacaccaactactacaacaaagacaccagctacgacaacaaagacaccaactacgacaacaaagacaccaactactacaacaaagacacaacctacgacaacaaagacaccaactacgacaacaaagacacaacctacgacaacaaagacaccaacttcTACGACAAAGACACCAgctacgacaacaaagacaccaactctgacaacaaagacaccaactactaaaacaaagacaccaactacgacaacaaagacaccaactacgacaacaaagacaccaactactacaacaaagacaccaactactacaacaaagacaccaactacgacaacaaagacaaactatgacaacaaagacacaaactactacaacaaagacaccaactacgacaacaaagacacaaactacgacaacaaagacaccaactactacaacaaagacaccaactacgacaacaaagacacaaactacgacaacaaagacaccaactactacaacaaagacaccagctacgacaacaaagacaccaactactacaacaaagacaccaactactacaacaaagacacaaactactacaacaaagacaccaactacgacaacaaagacaccaactactacaaTAAAGACAtaaactactacaacaaagacaccaactactacaacaaagacaccaactactacaataaagacacaaactacgacaacaaagacaccaactactacaataaagacaccaactactacaacaaagacaaactactacaacaaagacaccaactactacaacaaagacaccaactactacaacaaagacaccaactacgacaacaaagacaccaactactacaacaaagacacaaactacgacaacaaagacaccaactacgacaacaaagacacaacctacgacaacaaagacaccaacttcTACGACAAAGACACCAgctacgacaacaaagacaccaactctgacaacaaagacaccaactactaaaacaaagacaccaactacgacaacaaagacacaaactacgacaacaaagacaccaactactacaacaaagacaccaactactacaacaaagacaccaactactacaacaaagacaaactatgacaacaaagacacaaactactacaacaaagacaccaactacaacaacaaagacacaaactacgacaacaaagacaccaactactacaacaaagacaccaactacgacaacaaagacacaaactacgacaacaaagacaccaactactacaacaaagacaccggctacgacaacaaagacaccaactactacaacaaagacaccaactactaaaacaaagacacaaactactacaacaaagacaccaactacgacaacaaagacaccaactactacaaTAAAGACAtaaactactacaacaaagacaccaactacgacaacaaagacaccaactacaacaaagacacaaactatgacaacaaagacaccagctacgacaacaaagacaccaactactacaaaaaaagacaccaactacgtcaacaaagacacaaactactaCAAAAAAGAAACCAACTTCTACAACAGGAGGGAGAGTAGACAGTAAAGAAAGGaaatgaggaagagaggagacagacaaatgGGTGAAGATTTACATGTGTGTCTCTTCAGATGAATCTGTCTGGATGTGATAAAACTGTGATGAAGAATTCAATCAACGGCTCCAGGTTTGTGGTGagttcacaaaaaacacacaacgaACACctcagagagggaggaagaggaggatgagttgcaggaggagaggagagggtgaggtgaatgagatgagagaatgggaggaggaggtgaagggggagaggagaggtggagttggaggaggtgcaggaggacaagagaggaggaggcagagaaggagagaaagagatgctggaggagaagaggggaggaggcagagagggagaggaggaggaggaggaggaggaggaggaggaggagaggagtcagGGCTGATGTTGACTTGTCTCAAACTTCCTGAAGTGATCAAAACATGTTGTTTATAGAATCTGAGCAGTAACGACCTGCAGAAGTTTCCTAAACTACACGCTCCGTAAGTACTGACTCACCCGACCTGACAAGTGTGTTTGACGAGTGTTTGACACAAGGGTGAGATGTGTgacgactgtgtgtgtctcctcaggATGATCTCAAAGATCAGCACTGAAATcagcaggaaggaggagagacgaGGTTTATTCTCCAGAAAGTATGTTGACTCTTCACAGATCTGAAGCTGCTGTTGCTCCACCTCCTGATGACTcgtctgtttttgtctttgtcacagAACGACGCCCAAATACCAGGAACCAGGTGAGAACTCCTCGTCCAGAACATCGTGGTCACACCAGGAACCCTTGTGCAGAATAGCAGCTTGGCTTTCGTAGATATACGTAGCCTAGCTTAGTTGCTAGCCTGACATGACAACTTTTACTACACGTGAAGCAGCCGACCAATCACAACCGAGTGgaccagctgaccaatcagaacaTGCTTTATCAGGATGGGCCTTAAAGCAACAGGAGCTAAACCAACTAGTTTCTGGTTTTATTCATCTTCTAAATTTTCTGTGTCCGTGCTGACGACACCTAGTGACCTGACGCACCGTGATTTCAAGAACGCCTTGAGCTATTTTGTGCAAATTTAGTTAAAGAGGTCGAGGTGACCTTTCAAAACTCAAACCTTTTACACattatcttaaaaacacctcaagagaattttttcacatttgacacAAACGGTCACTTAgcctcacagatgaactgattagattttactTGGATATGTGACCTCTAACTTagtgcattattaaaaatattaaggtTGGCCcgtcacaataacacattttgttgGACAATATATTGTCCCAGAAATAATTGCGATGAATGATATCCatcattttttttactattttataaAACCTGACATAACAATGACATTAGAGCATAATCCTGCAAGTTCTTAagaatattcagtctgacatcTGAATTAAATTTCAGAAAATTATaatatcctaaataaaataaacgaCAAAACtctcaaattaaacatttgacGTGGTTTATGTAACCAGCTCAGTAAACAGGATGGTTATGATTGACATGAGCTTTTAGCTATGTATTGTAttaggcgtgtgtgtgtgtgtgtgtgtgtctcataaactaATTCTAATAATTTGCAAATAGTGTTGTGATAagtgatgtgtttgtgagggGGCAGGGCCTGGAGATGACAGCACAGCTAAACGCAGAAGCATCAGTGTGACCGAGGACATCTTCATTACACTTCATAGatttaaagtctttaaaagtctttaAAGTCTCGACTCCAgtgaaaatatgtaaatgtaaatatgtaaatttaTTCGCAGAGACCACTGCTGACGCTCAGGGCTGGGGTGAAGACGAGTTTGTGAGTCTGTCATTATCAAAAATTGTTAGAAAATAAATTcactaacatttaaaaatgatttacacGTTGTATGATGTGTATGTGGTCAACTGTGTGAACCtgatttgattgttttcttctccttcaggaTGATGAAGATTTCGACGATGACTACGAGAGTCCAAACAGTGGCAACGAGGACGGGAGCAGTGAAGACTATGAGTCCCCAAATGATGACCCTGATGGAGCCAATGATTACGAGCCTCCTCCCTCCGAACCACCAGAGGACCTGGCTCACAAGCTGTGCCCCACCCTGCCCATCGGAGACGGCGATTACATTGGTAACCACATTTAGAAAAGATAGGATACctcagtgtgattgacagctggctacttctggtttcaaaaaactaAGCTGCACAAAATCAAAGTGGGCTTcagaacagcagctcacaaaccatgtgacgtcacagtgtgtgtgtgtgtgtgtgtgtgtgtgtgtgtgtgtgcgtttagATAAAAGGGATAACCGCATGTCGTCAAAAGGCCCGCCCCCTGCAGTATGTGCCCGCCCCCCGGTCTCGATGCTCGCTCCTCCGTCTCCTCGTGCGGTGAGTCTGACTCAGATTCACTTTAACTCTCAGCTctgatgtttaaatgtttcatgtttgacgtggtttgtgtttgtagcCGGGAGAGTCATCCTCTAGAAGAGACCTCTCCCCCCACTGTGGAGGACGACCATCAGGAAAATGTGAGCAACCTGCACCCCCAATGACAGAAAGTCACTTTACTTTCATGctacgtttgtttgttttcattaacGAATGAATCGTAATAGTAGTCTTCAATTAAACAAGATGAGTGGATGATTTATGATCTGATCTGTGCTCTGTTGGTTTTGAACTCTACGTTTTGGTCATGTGACTGTGACAGAGCTAATCATTGGTCGATTAAAGCTGATGATTTGTTGTGTTCAGTTCCACCGGGGCCTCCGCAGATCTTTCGTGGCACCAAACCGGGAAGAGAGTCAAGAAGCAACTCGTCCCCCATCCGAGGTAAAACAGAACCCAAGATCATatacatatttaatgttttcatcaaatgtaaaaaactatATTAAATTAACTAGGCATTAagtttcctgtctttgtttaatcatttattttatttttaatattttaataataataaaaggaaataaattaaatttgttaaaataaaatgtcatgaaCATTAACAACCTGAACTGAGAATGAACTTATGATTCTCTCGTCTTTGCAGGACCTCACTCAACGGACAGGGTgagttttcatttgaataaactttatttaacaaTAGTAGCTTAGCAGAGTAAGATAATCTCAcactgtgctctttacatctcAGAACTCATGTTCATGTGATTTTAAATTCAGCCCAAACAAATATAGAGAATTAAAAACCAAAAGGGGCTGAGACCAGAACCCTGAGGAACTCCGCTGTCTTAAAACTGGACACTGAAAACgtctctgtcacttttttaaaaataaaatggtaaCGCTTTTCTCCTTGTGTTTTATCGTTtgaattttatttctgtttctttcagcCGATTGCACCATCCTGGAAGTAAGTGATTAAAAACAGTTAATAACAGTAACAGGAAGTAAAAACTTCCATCAAGCTAAATGAATTAATCCATTAATCAAAGTGAAGGTTGAgttaattaattattgttagTTTTGATGTGATATTAATGTCAGGAGGTTTGATCACTCACAGTTTAATTGTTTAAGTGACTGTGAAAGTTTTTATCAAATATTATTCTGTGTGATTGTTAAaaagtttaacatttaattaatgAACTTTGCAGAAACCTAtaaatctgtttgtgttcaggCCTCAGTCGAACATGCAGGATCCTCCTTCCTGGTCAAAACCTCCCATTCCAtctgccccctcctcctcctccgtcagcAGGTCAAACTCCTCCCCCCGTCCACCTCCCACCAGGTCAACATCACACGCCTTCAAAACGAACCAGCTCTTCACCAGTTCATTGAAATTCATGTTCATCCcttttttataacattttcatgTGGTTTGGTTCAACAGGTTTGATCCAAGAAAAGAGGTAATCTATGACATAATGCGTATGAGAAGTTTactatttttaaattttaaatcatgAAATTTAAGAATACACTAGAGATAGACATGTACACATAAAACTGTGTTATTTTATAATTATGCCTTTTATTATCACCTTtacatttcaattatttttattgattttaagattttattttaatcgaatttctttgtttttctccctcatcAGCAAACACAGGATGAAGGTGAAATTTacgtttttaaattaaatttgatttagattttgtttcttttccatcAATTATcaaaacatgtcaaaatatCTAATATAATCGAATCTGTTCTGAAAGTCAAGTCTTTTTCATCCTTCCACTGAGTTTCACTtaaatctgttctgtagtttttgtgtaatccatctcataaacaaacaaacaaacaaacaaacaaattgaattgtgtttttctcttccagCTCCTAAACACAACACCTTCCCCCTCCAAAGTAAGAGTCTGCCCCCCTGCCCTGGACTTCCTGCTCCACCCTCACGCCACGGAGAAAGGtaggaaaagaaaatcatgattctttcatttcatcagGACGGGGACACCAACAGGAAACTGAACAAGTTTTTAATAAAACTCAGAGACACGTCTGATCTTCAGTGTTCACATGTTCATATGTTCATATGTTCACTTCCAGTCTGCCCCCTAGTGTTCACTCAGCTGGTTCTCTGCCTCACAAACTGCACCCAGGTacgaaatcacacacacacacgtgcacacacaatcATTCATACTGATCCCAAATGTACGTctgtgcctgtttgtgtgtgtgtgtgtttgtgtgtgtgtgtgtgtttgtgtgtgtgtgtgtgtgcagcaaagGCTGAACACAGAGGCAGCTTCGTTGGATCGTTTGGTGCTCCAGCATCACACAAACAGGTAACTAAAtatacattaacacacacacacacacacacaggttacctcacatacattaacacacacagatgttcctTATGAGTAATTTCCCCGTCAATGGAATGTACTTTTTAATTTATACACGATGAAATATCAATAATTactgtgtatttacagtgtgtgtgttaatgtaggtatagttagtgtgtgtgtgtgtgtgtgtgtgtgtgtgtgtgtgtgtgtgtgactggtgtCCACTGAATTAAATCAGTTTGATAAATTAATagaatgtttttcttaaaatgagaagtaaaagattttatttattctgtatcaatgaattattcttaTTACAGTGTTATTATTAAACTGAGTATGAatcagtgtttgtatttctgaTGTCTTAACAGCAGGTGGTgctgttgtatttgtgtctcAGCACAGTTATCTCagtcgcgtgtgtgtgtgtgtgtttgtgtgtgtgtgtgtgtgtgtgcgtttgtgtgtgttacagggGCTGGACCCTCGTTGGTATGTGGGTAAAGTGACCAGAGGTCAGGCAGAGGGAAGTCTGAAACGAGTCCACAAggtaacaaacaaaataaacatagattgatttctttaaacataaacattaaatgaaatgtgaaaatgataGAAGAGGATTATTTGTATCGTCACATTGATGGTTAAAGTATTTGTAGTGActggactcatgtaaaaatACCATCATATAATAGTTTAGTACTTGTAAACAGTTATATGCTCTGTGTCTCTGGAGGACGGAGCGTACCTGGTGAGGGACAGCACCCGGCAGCTGGACAACCAGCCATTCACCCTGATGGTCTTCTACCAGGACAAAGTCTACAACATCCAGATTCGACAGCACAACCAGAACTTCCAGCTGGGGACCGGACTCAAAATGCAGGAGGTGAACATGACGACACACGTTCTACTGAGAACTCACAGAACTGAGGTTATGTTCATGGGCAGAAGTTTGAGATTCATCTGAGAAACAAGACAAAGCAGAAACGTTATCTGTCAGGAGACTACACTGCTCAGAAACATGAAGGGAGCTGCTCAGGTCTCACCAGTGGACGTCACGTCTCCTCATGGAGACAGTTTGCTCAGAAACACACCAGTAAGCTGCTGGAGATCATTTTGTAGAgcagtgctcctcctgctcctcctcacacaaaggagcagatacctGTAGAACGACATCTTCTTGATGTCACTGAAGTTAAACTGACTTCCTGTTATTCTGTGACGATCAAGTGTTCCCTTCATTTGAGTAGTGTACatctgctctgatgttagctgcTACTGTTAGCATTCGCAGCTGACTGATAACTGTCGTGTTAGTTTCAAACTGACGAGTACGAAGTtacacttctgtccgtcctgggggAGGATCCCTCACAGGGGACTCTCTCGGAGGtttcaacattttatattattattgtttgattcgtgaATCCGGCCCATACaatgaaatttgattgatgaaagtttgaagaaattccctgaaggtgttcctgaaaacataatgccccCGACCACTAGGTGTCGCTGGTGTGGAGATATTAAAAAGTTTGAcccacacacagtgtttttatttcaacatccATGGTTTAGACACAGGCGATATTTTTGAGCAGCATCTTGTGGACGTTagacaaactgcagctgaaaaaagCTTTGATTAAACAgagaaataatgtgtgtgtgtgtgtgtgtgtgtgtgtgtgtgtgtgtgtgtgtgtgtgtgtgtgtgtgtgtccagtctTTTTCATCAGTGAGTGACATCATTGCTCATTACTCTCAGTCTCCCCTGCTCCTCATCAACGCCAAGGACCGAAGCTCCGGTCAACAGAACCAGTGTCTCCTGTCAGACCCGGCCGGGGGCTACATGAAAGGACAGACCTGGTCCTGAGCAGCTCAGACTAAACCAGGACAGAGTCAGGATCAATGTCCACATCAGACGTAACGTTCAGTTGTACTTTTCTGAAGTAGAACAAagagttttcattatttttgtgaCAGTGAGTAAATAACGTCATTCTGACCATTGACAAACCAgagtagttttattttgaaacgtattttaaattatgattctacttttacttcagttattccactttgttttgtttaaatatgaACCCACGCAATTTTGTCCATGGTCTCGCTTccattttttagtttggttcatgtcccatctgctaacaggGGGAGGAAAGCTTTacgacctatgctgcagccagccaccagggggcaaactAGACACTTTGGCTTCCCTTTtctgagctgtcatgtcgtccatctttattgacaGTCATTGACGTGAATGTGTCCACCGGTTTGTCTTCAATAAACTCAAAACATTGTCCTTAAATCAGAAAAGTCTTTAATCGTATTATTCCACCTTTGttcattcaaacaaaaactaagtgatggttcaggacctgatccagaactacaGACTTTATCAGAGAGGAacgttttaactttaactttaaatgtagagatggtgtctgactcTAGAACCACAGGAGAACCTGGTTCACATGTTTCTTAAGACACAGTTGATATTTTTACAGGACAATTAAACATCGTGATGAGTTCAAATATTATGGCTGatcataaaaatgataaaaataaaaatcagatttCTTTGAACAGAAGAGTTGAAAGGTTGTTGGTGGGGGGTGAATGTGGAGCAGTGAGGCTACAACGTTATTTATGGGAAATTACAGATTCTTACAGTTTCTTTTCCCACGTACCCCCCcaacaaaataacacacacacgtttgtgtttctatcttagtgaggacactcattgacaagtacacacacacacacacacacacacacacacacacacacacacacacacacacacacacacacacacacacacagtataatcCCAGTCTTCAGTTACTGTTCAGactgttgttttgtctgtgatGCCTGTGAAGGCACCACGGGCTGAAGATTACTGCTGCCACTGCCAACtgtcatcacagacacacacccacacacccacccacacacacacacacacacacacacacacacacacacacacacacacacacacacacacacacacacacacacacacaatgaaatctgtttgtctctgaggGTTTTCAGAGTAAATATCAAACTTGGGTTAATGACGGACGTCGTCTCGTTCCAC is part of the Paralichthys olivaceus isolate ysfri-2021 chromosome 15, ASM2471397v2, whole genome shotgun sequence genome and encodes:
- the lcp2a gene encoding lymphocyte cytosolic protein 2a, yielding MSSDRVPSKSEVMGWSPQQLADFMKRMNLSGCDKTVMKNSINGSRFVNLSSNDLQKFPKLHAPMISKISTEISRKEERRGLFSRKTTPKYQEPETTADAQGWGEDEFDDEDFDDDYESPNSGNEDGSSEDYESPNDDPDGANDYEPPPSEPPEDLAHKLCPTLPIGDGDYIDKRDNRMSSKGPPPAVCARPPVSMLAPPSPRAPGESSSRRDLSPHCGGRPSGKFPPGPPQIFRGTKPGRESRSNSSPIRGPHSTDRPIAPSWKPQSNMQDPPSWSKPPIPSAPSSSSVSRSNSSPRPPPTRFDPRKEQTQDEAPKHNTFPLQSKSLPPCPGLPAPPSRHGESLPPSVHSAGSLPHKLHPAKAEHRGSFVGSFGAPASHKQGLDPRWYVGKVTRGQAEGSLKRVHKDGAYLVRDSTRQLDNQPFTLMVFYQDKVYNIQIRQHNQNFQLGTGLKMQESFSSVSDIIAHYSQSPLLLINAKDRSSGQQNQCLLSDPAGGYMKGQTWS